In Bradyrhizobium sp. 170, the DNA window ATCGAGCTCAGCGAAACTGCGAAGCTCGCGTGGCCGATGGTGTTGACCCAGCTTGCGCAGGTCGCGATGATGACGACAGATCTTGCCTTTATCGGGCACATCGGGCCTGAGGCGCTCGCCGCGGCCGCGCTGGCCATCACGCTCTATCTCGTCAGCTTCACCTTCGGCGCGGGCCTGCTGGCGCCGATCGCACCTTTGGCGGCGCAGGCGTATGGGGCCGCGAAGCTTGCTATGGTACGGCGCGCGGTGCGCACGGGGCTGTGGGCGGCGCTGATGCTATCGTTCCCGATCATAGCGTTTGCGTTTCGCGGAGAGCAAATACTGCTCGCTTTCGGTCAGGCCCCAGACGCGGCGCGACTCGCCCAGCAATATCTGTTCGGACTGGCCTTGGGCGTGGTGCCGGCGCTATGGCTTCAGGTCATCCGTAACTTCATGGGCGCGGTCAACCGGCCGGAGCCGATCTTGTGGATCACGGTGGCGGCCATCCCCCTCAACGCCCTTCTCGTGTATCTGCTGGTCTATGGGAAGCTCGGGCTGCCGCGACTTGAGCTGTTCGGGGCGGCGCTTGCGAGCACGCTGGTGAACTGTGCGATGTTCCTGGCCGGTTTGTGGTTCGCCACAATGCGTCGCCCGTTCCGTGACTACCACGTGCTTGCAGATCTCTGGCAATTCGATTGGCCCTTCTTTCGACAGCTGATCGTGATCGGAACTCCGATTTCAATCGCCTCCCTGATGCAGTACGGAGTTTTGTCGGCTGCCGCGCTCCTGGCAGGCCTGATCAGCACAAGCGCACTCGCTGCTCATCAAATCGCGCTTCAGATCACCGTGATTATATCCATGATCTCTTTCGGCATCAGCATGGCGGCGGCCGTGCGCGTTGGCCATGCAGTCGGCCGCAACGACGGTCCCGGCATCAAGCGGGCAGGCCTGGTCGCGATGCTGCTCGGTATCGTAATCGCTGCATTGCTGACGGTTGCGGTGATCGCCGCGCGTTTTGAGATCGCCGAGGTATTTCTGGACAAATCGGCCGGAGATGCCGACGCGACGATCGGACTGACTACAAAGCTCCTTATGGTCGCCGCGAGCTTTTTTGTCACTGATGCCGCGCAGAGCATTGCGGCGGGTGGTCTGCGGGGACTGAAGGACACTCGGGTGCCGCTTCTGTTCGTCGGTATTGCTTATTGGCTGATCGGCTTCTCACTTGGCTACGTGCTTGGTCTGAAGATCGGGCTTGGCGCGATTGGTATCTGGATTGGCTTGTCAATCGGGACAGCCATCTACGCGGGGCTCCTCGTCCTGCGTTTCCAACTGCTGGCGAGCGGGCTTGCCCTCAGAGCCGTCACTTGATCCGTAAATCACAGTTATTGGCGAGCGAGAATCCAGTAACGCGAGGCTACTTAAGGGTTCGCTCCGCCTTCCCGTTCGATTCGGAAGACGATGCTGCTGTCGGGTAATCTTATCATTTTGGCTAAGCTTACTTGTCACACGCATCGATCCTGTTCCAATCTCATTGTGGCCGCGCTGACTTTGAGTCGTGGTTTCTAGTGGATCACCGATTGCCGCTTCCTCTGGCCCACCGGTACACAGTGGATTTATGATCTCGCCCTCATAGGTGCGAAGACGGCGCGAGCAGATGCTGGTCTGCTATCCGCATTATCGATCCTCGAAGTATATTTGCGATCAGCCCGGCATTCGTGTCGGGTTTTTCGGCATCTTAGTTCGTGTTCTTGGTCGGCCAATTGACAGACGGACCTCCAAATACGTTCATTGTCTGGCCGCTCTGAAGTGGATCGGCTGATGTAAGGTTTTATTTCGATTTCCACGATGCCAGTGGCATCCTTAGAGACGACGCTGGCGAGGAACTGCCAAGCACTACCATCGCATGGAAGGAAGCGCTCGGTCGGTCAAGCAGTTAAGGACTTGACGTACCGAGGGTCAGAGGGACGCATTGTGGTCGAGGTCCACAACGGTGAAGGGCCTAATCCTCAGAAAAGTAAGACACCCCTCGTTTGCAGGCTCACAGGAGGCTTGTTCGTTAAGCGGCCTACACGATCTCGATTGCGGGTTCTTGGCCCGGACCAACCACATCCGAATCGAATGGCCTAATCCGGCGCTCGACTACCCCAGACACAACCAACAGAGCCGGGTCCGCAAATTTGAACAGGTCGATGAGTGGAGTTTCTGCCTGGCAGCGGGCACGCTAGTGCCTGCGAATCAGGAGCGACGATGAGCAGACGAGCGCGCGCCGGAACCACTCACCGGCCTTCAAGACGAAGGTGGCGCTTGCCGCCGTCAAGGGCGGCAGACGATAGCCCAGCTTGCCGAGCAGTTCGAGTGCACCCCAATCAGATTACGGCGTGGAAGGCGCAGCTGGAGGGTGGCGCTTCCGGAGTTTTTGGACGTAGGAGCGCTGTGCCGGCCACGCCTGCGACCGATGTGAAGTCGCTGCATGCCAAGACCGGGGAGCTGACGCTGGAGAATGATTCCTAAGAAACGGCAGCACCTACTTTCGGCTCCAAGGTCTGGAGAACAAAGCCGAATGCCTTGGCACGCCGATGCAAATTGTTGACCACTCGCGTCCGGTAACGTGTCTCGTAGGACGAGGCCCCGGGATCGACATAGTCCATTCCGTATCGCACAGCATTGTAGAACAGAACTGCGATCTTGCGGGCCGTGGCGGTCACGGCCTTGGCCTTGCCGATACGCGCTGAGAGCCGTCTATAAAAGGCGCCGAGCGCGGTGTCTGTACGACCCACGGTCACGGCAGCAAGGCGTAGAAGTGCCGCCGCCCGGCCGCCGGATCGGCGCGTTCGGGACGAGAGCATTTTGCCGCCGGAGACCTTGTTGCTCGGCGCCAGTCCCAGCCAGGAGGTAAAATGCTTTGCACTTGGCCACGAGGAGAGGTCGTCGCCGCATTCAGCGATCAGCTTCAGCGAGAGGTAAGGACCGAGGCCGTCGATCGTGGTGATGTCCTTTCCGAGCAACGCGAACAGCGCCTCGCGGACGTCGAAAGCTAGAGCGTTCGCCTGATCGGTTCGATTCCGACGCCGCGAGGCCCGCGGCGCTGATCCATGGCCATGACCGCGATGGATGCTGAGTTCCTTCAACACGGCTTCGATCCGGGCGTCGCAGGCAGATGCCTTCTCGTGGTAGGCGTCGTAAAGCGCAAGTGCCTGCTCGAGCGCAAACAGATGCTCGGCGCGGTAGCTTCCGGTGAGCGCCTTCGCGATCGTCTCGGCGCTGGAGTGGCAACTGTAATGGCGCAAGCACGCCAGCGCCTCAGGATCGCGCTCGCCGGCAAGGATCGCGCGTATGATACGCAGGCCGGTCGCGCCGGTGATGTCGGCGACGACGTGGTGCAGCTGAAGATTCATCTCCGTCAAGGCCTTCTGCATATGCTTGATGTGTGAGGCCGCGTACTCCAGCAGACGCTCGCGCTGACGCACGTAGGCTCGCAGCTCGGCAATCTGCCCTTTGGGCCGAAAGCTGGCCCGCAGCAACCCGAATGAATGGAGCCGCTGCAGCCATTGCGCATCGCTGACATCGGTCTTGCGCCCCGGCACGTGTTTGGCATCGCGCGCGTTGACAAGAAACACGGTAAATCCCCGGGCATCGAGAAGCTCGAAAATCGGAATCCAGTAGACGCTGGTTGATTCCATGACGACGGTCTTGACGCCGCATTCAGTAAACCAGTCGACCAGCCGATGCAGATCGGCCGTGAAGGTACCGAAGCTGCGGACTGGCTCCGGTGCGCGATCTGCCCTCACGGCAGCCATATGCATAGTCGCTCCGACGTCGATGGCAGCCGCGTTCGGGTGCACCATCGGCATCTTACCACCGTTCCTCGACTTCGATCTTTTGGGGTTCATCTCCAATCCTCCTGCTGACGGCGGCGGAAGGGCTGGGCTGCGCTATTGGTCAGATTCCTAAACGGGATCGCCGGATGGCGTCACCACTCTCAAGTGCGCAACAACCCATGGACCAGGTTTTTTTTTAACGGGGTCACGTGCCACCAAAATCGTATCGGCCGCTCCCTTCCGGTCGGCAATCTAGCGCCGGCCCGTTTCTATGCCACAGGGGGAGCGCAGCGCCGCGCATAGTTTTTTTTTAGAAGGAGCGCTCACCAAGGTGAGATTGCTGAGCGCAAAGCGATGATCGACCGCGAGCATGATCTGTCGATCACCAGGCAGGTGGGAGTTTTGCAGATCAGCCCGCGGCAGCTTTTATTACCTGCCGCGGCCGGTGCCGGACGCCGATTTCGCGATCATGCGGCGTCTCGACCGGCTGCATCTGGAGTTTCCCTTCGCCGGTTCGCAAATGCTGAGACGCCTGCTGGCTGCCGAGGGGTGCAAGATCGGCCGCCGGCATGTGAAGACACCGATGCGGCGGATGGGATAGAGGCGCTCTATCGCCGTCCGCGCACCACCAGACCCGAGCCCGGCCACAAGATCCATACCTGCTGCGCGGCATTGAGATCACGCGACCGAACCAAGTCTGGGCGATGGACATCACCTACATCCCGATGGCGAGTGGCTTCGTCTATCTCGCCGTGGTGCTGGACTGGGCAACACGTCGTGTTCTGTCGTGGCGGCTGTCGATCACCATGGAAGCAGTCTTCAGCGTCGAGACGCTGGAGGATGCCTTGGCTCGCCGAAGAAGCGGCGCAGCGCCTCACGCACCACGGCTCCTCCACGAGATCCTTGGCAATCACCTTGTGGCCCGCGGCCTGCGGCTTAAGTCGGTTAGCAAGTTTCCTTCCGCACACGGGCATACCGAAATGGCCTACGGCGCGAGTCTCCTGCCGGTTGGAGCGCTGTAATCGTTGTTCGCTTACTGACAACGGCAGAGCTGCTGTCACCTTCAAAACAGCTGTCGCCTGAAGCTGGGCTATGTTTTTGAAAGCGAAATCAGAAGCTTAAACAGCAAGAACAGCGCTGGCATGGCGGTTGCTAGTAGGTTGCCGCAACACTGACTGAGGGCTGAGTGCACGCCGACGCGCAAAGACTAGCGATGCTCTCCTTCCCTGAACCCGTGTGCCCTGTTTCTAAGAAGAAACAAGCTCGCGCGCAAATCGCGCAATCTTTGGCAATCGGTTGATGGAGAGCAACATGGCTTCACTGAGACAAATCGCATTCTACGGCAAGGGTGGCATAGGCAAGTCGACCACCTCACAGAACACGCTGGCGGCGCTGGCCGAGATGGGCCACAAGATCCTGATCGTCGGCTGCGATCCCAAGGCAGACTCGACCCGTCTGATCCTGCACGCCAAGGCCCAGGACACTATTCTGAGCCTGGCGGCGAACGCCGGCAGCGTCGAGGACCTCGAAATCGAGGACGTGATGAGGGTCGGCTACAAGGACATCCGCTGTGTGGAGTCGGGTGGCCCGGAGCCGGGTGTGGGGTGCGCCGGCCGCGGCGTCATCACCTCGATCAACTTCCTGGAAGAGAATGGCGCCTATGAGGACATCGACTACGTCTCCTACGACGTGCTCGGCGACGTCGTCTGCGGCGGCTTTGCGATGCCCATCCGCGAGAACAAGGCGCAGGAGATCTACATTGTGATGTCCGGTGAGATGATGGCAATGTATGCCGCCAACAACATCTCCAAAGGCATCCTGAAATATGCCAACTCCGGCGGCGTGCGGCTCGGCGGCCTGATCTGCAACGAGCGGCAGACCGACAAGGAGCTTGAGCTGGCGGAGGCGCTGGCCAAGAAGCTCGGCACCCAGCTGATCTATTTCGTGCCGCGCGACAACGTCGTGCAGCACGCGGAACTGCGCCGCATGACCGTGCTGGAATATGCGTCGGACTCCCAGCAGGCCGATCACTATCGCAATCTCGCGACTAGGATACACAACAATGGGGGCAAGGGCATCATCCCGACCCCGATCTCCATGGACGAGCTCGAGGACATGTTGATGGAGCACGGCATCATGAAGCCGGTCAACGAGTCCATCGTCGGCAAGACCGCCGCCGAACTCGCCGCCTCGTAAAGAGAGCGCGCGAATGAATGCCGGCCTCCTCGATCTTGGCTCTGGGAGGCCGGCGTTCTGGCGAAGATTTGGCGCCAGCACCGGATTCGCCGAAGCATGCTTGACCGTAGTGGATTCGTAAAGCGATGTTCGAAGTACAATCGTTCCGATGAGTTTCACCAGAGTGCCTGACGAGAGTGGCGAGCCACATACCGCAATTGCGACCTATCAGCTGCTCACAGGCTGCCATCCCGCAAAGGCCGACATCAATAGCGACACCGATTTCGATCGCCACGTGCTGGCGTCCATTCTGGCCGCCGCCGCGATGGAGCGCGGGTGGATTTCCGACAAGGCCGGCCTGTCCAGCGAAGAGCTGGCGGCATTGCTGGAGCAGCACTTTCCGTCGATTCGGATCAATGCCGAGCAGCAGCTGTTGGATTTCAAACGCGATGAGAACGATGAGGTCGCAACGTTGCGTGATCTCCTGCTCGCGCAACGGTCGACCAAGGGGGAGACCGGCCGCTGGCTGACTGCAATGATCGCGCGTCGCGCCCTCGAGCCAAATCACTTATGGGAAGATCTCGGATTGCGCGATCGTGACGAACTCTCCCGCCTGTTAAGCCGTCATTTCGCGCCGCTCGCCGCGCGCAATATCAACAATATGCGCTGGAAGCGCTTCTTCTATCGAACCCTATGCAAGGACGATGGCCTCGTGATGTGCACGACGACGGTGTGCACGCAATGTAACGACTTCAACCTCTGCTTTGGCGATGAGAGCGGCGAGAGCCGGATGGCAGAGCGGCGGCGAGACGCTCTGTTGCCGGCGGATGCCCTAGCTGAGGCGCGCCGAACGGATCGTCTGTTGGCGAGCCTTCCTGTCGAAAACCGCGCCGGTCCTGGGGGATTCGACGACGTACAGGTGGACGCGGCTGAGGCCGATTTTAGCGGGCTAGGCCC includes these proteins:
- a CDS encoding MATE family efflux transporter, with protein sequence MDKIAETKPVSALRHGMTRRAAGHHLTIELSETAKLAWPMVLTQLAQVAMMTTDLAFIGHIGPEALAAAALAITLYLVSFTFGAGLLAPIAPLAAQAYGAAKLAMVRRAVRTGLWAALMLSFPIIAFAFRGEQILLAFGQAPDAARLAQQYLFGLALGVVPALWLQVIRNFMGAVNRPEPILWITVAAIPLNALLVYLLVYGKLGLPRLELFGAALASTLVNCAMFLAGLWFATMRRPFRDYHVLADLWQFDWPFFRQLIVIGTPISIASLMQYGVLSAAALLAGLISTSALAAHQIALQITVIISMISFGISMAAAVRVGHAVGRNDGPGIKRAGLVAMLLGIVIAALLTVAVIAARFEIAEVFLDKSAGDADATIGLTTKLLMVAASFFVTDAAQSIAAGGLRGLKDTRVPLLFVGIAYWLIGFSLGYVLGLKIGLGAIGIWIGLSIGTAIYAGLLVLRFQLLASGLALRAVT
- a CDS encoding IS110 family transposase; the encoded protein is MNPKRSKSRNGGKMPMVHPNAAAIDVGATMHMAAVRADRAPEPVRSFGTFTADLHRLVDWFTECGVKTVVMESTSVYWIPIFELLDARGFTVFLVNARDAKHVPGRKTDVSDAQWLQRLHSFGLLRASFRPKGQIAELRAYVRQRERLLEYAASHIKHMQKALTEMNLQLHHVVADITGATGLRIIRAILAGERDPEALACLRHYSCHSSAETIAKALTGSYRAEHLFALEQALALYDAYHEKASACDARIEAVLKELSIHRGHGHGSAPRASRRRNRTDQANALAFDVREALFALLGKDITTIDGLGPYLSLKLIAECGDDLSSWPSAKHFTSWLGLAPSNKVSGGKMLSSRTRRSGGRAAALLRLAAVTVGRTDTALGAFYRRLSARIGKAKAVTATARKIAVLFYNAVRYGMDYVDPGASSYETRYRTRVVNNLHRRAKAFGFVLQTLEPKVGAAVS
- the nifH gene encoding nitrogenase iron protein — protein: MASLRQIAFYGKGGIGKSTTSQNTLAALAEMGHKILIVGCDPKADSTRLILHAKAQDTILSLAANAGSVEDLEIEDVMRVGYKDIRCVESGGPEPGVGCAGRGVITSINFLEENGAYEDIDYVSYDVLGDVVCGGFAMPIRENKAQEIYIVMSGEMMAMYAANNISKGILKYANSGGVRLGGLICNERQTDKELELAEALAKKLGTQLIYFVPRDNVVQHAELRRMTVLEYASDSQQADHYRNLATRIHNNGGKGIIPTPISMDELEDMLMEHGIMKPVNESIVGKTAAELAAS